In Euphorbia lathyris chromosome 9, ddEupLath1.1, whole genome shotgun sequence, the following are encoded in one genomic region:
- the LOC136205435 gene encoding CBS domain-containing protein CBSX6 → MASVFLYHVVGDLTVGKPEMVEFWETETVESAIRAIGESTECGIPVWKRRSLVGMIENSESRQQRFVGILNSLDIVAFLAKAQCLEDQEKAMKAPVSEVVVPDNSLLKQVDPATRLIDALEMMKHGVKRLLVAKGKVWKGMSKRFSILYNGKWLKNPEGSNSSNNLTVNTNRPSSSSISQDKFCCLSREDVIRFLIGCLGALAPIPLSPISSVGAINVNFFSIQASLPAIEATQKPPKDPCAVAVIESTSDGRSKIIGEISASRLWKCDYLAAAWALANFSSGQFVMGVEDNLTSRSFPDLAINSILGDKSNNTVNGGGSARPKKFSSRSIGFNPGSSSFGTGRSMYRGRSAPLTCKLTSSLAAVMAQMLSHRATHVWVTEDDNDDILVGVVGYADILYAVTKPPTSIIPIGRSSEALVTEIHT, encoded by the exons ATGGCATCTGTGTTTCTATACCATGTTGTGGGAGATCTGACGGTGGGGAAGCCGGAGATGGTGGAATTTTGGGAGACTGAGACTGTGGAATCGGCAATTCGGGCTATCGGTGAGTCGACGGAATGTGGGATTCCGGTGTGGAAGAGGAGGTCGCTTGTCGGTATGATTGAGAACAGTGAAAGTAGACAACAGAGGTTTGTAGGCATCCTTAATTCACTCGATATTGTTGCATTTTTGGCTAAAGCTCAGTGCTTAGAGGATCAAGAGAAGGCAATGAAAGCTCCAGTTTCTGAAGTGGTTGTTCCTGATAATTCCCTGTTGAAACAGGTTGATCCTGCAACAAG ACTTATAGATGCTTTGGAGATGATGAAGCACGGCGTAAAGCGTCTCCTTGTTGCGAAAGGCAAAGTATGGAAAGGTATGAGCAAACGGTTTTCGATTCTCTACAACGGTAAGTGGCTCAAGAATCCCGAAGGCAGCAACAGCAGCAACAACCTCACTGTGAACACGAATCGGCCTTCGTCATCATCAATCAGCCAGGATAAGTTCTGCTGTCTCTCTCGAGAAGATGTCATCCGATTTCTCATTGGCTGCCTCGGTGCTTTAGCTCCAATCCCTCTTTCCCCCATCTCATCTGTTGGAGCCATTAACGTGAACTTCTTTTCGATTCAGGCCTCGCTTCCAGCCATCGAAGCTACACAAAAGCCACCCAAAGATCCCTGTGCAGTCGCTGTTATCGAGTCCACATCCGATGGTCGTTCTAAGATCATTGGGGAAATTTCGGCCTCCAGATTGTGGAAATGCGACTATTTAGCTGCAGCATGGGCTTTAGCAAATTTTTCGTCCGGGCAGTTCGTGATGGGGGTTGAGGACAATTTAACTTCAAGGTCATTTCCTGATTTGGCAATTAACTCAATACTTGGAGATAAAAGTAACAACACGGTTAACGGTGGCGGATCAGCAAGGCCAAAGAAATTCAGCAGCAGAAGCATTGGGTTCAATCCAGGCAGTTCAAGTTTCGGAACCGGTAGAAGCATGTATAGGGGCAGAAGTGCACCGTTAACATGTAAACTTACTAGTTCACTAGCTGCAGTCATGGCTCAGATGTTGTCTCACCGGGCGACTCATGTGTGGGTGACTGAGGATGACAATGATGATATCTTAGTCGGTGTGGTTGGTTACGCAGACATTCTCTACGCTGTAACGAAACCTCCTACGTCAATTATTCCGATCGGCCGTTCTTCCGAGGCATTAGTAACTGAAATTCATACCTGA